Proteins from a genomic interval of Opitutales bacterium:
- a CDS encoding PDZ domain-containing protein — MSFFRLTVLLCTASIPYFSFAQEGPTASVPWIGVYVKSVPESVRAQVSLPGNAGLIVERVSPGSPADIAKITVYDIIYGFNEQILFNDDQLYALLANSSIGERPTLKVLRRGQPLEVTVTLSERPANQPRREWFNVDFDIDFESLREELENNKELQQLVQSAGEETQRLIEELRREMPSENEMREIVNSIQESIQENSGVWAERYQRILRNARTEEEEARDSVEVIRRSRVDSDQREIRYNDRDGQLEITISGENLDLRVKSRDGNTVFDGPLTLKTFERLPEEHQERVQRLLKIHNLDL; from the coding sequence ATGTCTTTTTTTCGCCTCACAGTTTTGTTATGCACAGCGAGTATTCCATATTTTAGCTTTGCTCAAGAGGGACCCACGGCCTCGGTTCCATGGATTGGCGTTTATGTGAAGTCCGTACCAGAATCCGTTAGAGCTCAAGTAAGTCTTCCTGGAAATGCGGGATTGATTGTAGAACGTGTGTCGCCCGGCAGCCCCGCTGATATAGCCAAGATCACGGTCTATGATATTATCTACGGCTTCAATGAGCAGATCCTCTTCAACGACGATCAACTCTACGCCCTGCTCGCCAATTCATCGATTGGCGAGCGGCCCACTCTAAAAGTCTTAAGGCGTGGTCAACCTTTAGAGGTTACCGTGACCCTTTCCGAACGTCCAGCGAATCAACCCCGTCGCGAATGGTTCAATGTGGATTTCGACATTGATTTCGAAAGCCTGCGTGAAGAATTGGAGAATAATAAAGAGTTACAGCAGCTAGTCCAAAGTGCCGGTGAGGAAACCCAAAGATTGATTGAGGAATTACGTAGAGAAATGCCCTCCGAAAATGAGATGCGGGAGATTGTAAACTCTATCCAAGAGTCCATCCAAGAAAACAGCGGCGTATGGGCTGAACGCTACCAGCGCATCCTGCGTAATGCGCGAACCGAGGAAGAAGAGGCAAGAGACTCAGTCGAGGTTATCCGCCGGTCACGCGTCGATAGTGATCAACGGGAGATCCGCTATAACGACCGCGATGGTCAACTAGAGATCACAATCTCGGGTGAAAATTTAGATCTTCGGGTTAAATCACGTGATGGGAATACAGTCTTCGACGGTCCCCTCACCCTTAAAACTTTTGAGAGGCTCCCAGAGGAGCACCAGGAACGCGTGCAACGCCTGTTAAAGATACACAACCTCGACCTCTAA